Proteins from a genomic interval of Hoplias malabaricus isolate fHopMal1 chromosome 13, fHopMal1.hap1, whole genome shotgun sequence:
- the cdk5r1a gene encoding cyclin-dependent kinase 5 activator 1a produces MGTVLSVSPSYHKAGLLHEIPPIVDHYTAVHSNKTTKDKSLKRQSFISTLPWKRIVAISAKRKGSKKLSYRDSQEESGTNLNSQKLKKSQPCVNLSTFTQESADSSIPASKTCTSVVSAAKRISINSCTNPNISTNASAGTPKRVIVQASTSELLRSLGEFLCCRCYRLKQLTPADPVLWLRTVDRALLLQGWQDQGFITPANVVFLYLLCREVVSAEVSSERELQAVLLTCLYLSYSYMGNEISYPLKPFLVEMEKEAFWNCCLNIIERMSGKMLQLNSDPHYFTEVFADLKNESQKEQSPLLIGLDR; encoded by the coding sequence ATGGGTACCGTCCTGTCTGTGTCCCCCAGTTACCACAAAGCCGGGCTGCTACATGAGATCCCACCAATAGTGGATCACTACACTGCTGTCCACAGCAACAAAACCACCAAAGACAAGAGCTTaaagcgccagtccttcattaGTACACTGCCATGGAAACGAATAGTGGCCATTTCTGCAAAGAGGAAAGGTTCCAAGAAACTTTCATACAGAGACAGTCAGGAAGAGTCTGGCACAAATTTAAACTCACAGAAACTGAAAAAATCTCAGCCCTGTGTTAATCTGTCCACCTTCACACAGGAATCAGCGGACAGCTCCATCCCAGCTTCAAAGACCTGCACCAGTGTGGTTTCTGCAGCCAAAAGGATATCCATCAACAGCTGCACTAATCCTAACATAAGCACTAACGCCAGTGCAGGCACACCAAAGAGAGTGATTGTTCAAGCATCCACAAGTGAGTTGCTGCGCAGCCTCGGTGAGTTCCTGTGTTGCCGCTGCTACCGTCTGAAGCAACTGACCCCTGCGGACCCAGTACTATGGCTCAGGACTGTGGACCGAGCACTGCTCTTGCAAGGCTGGCAGGACCAGGGCTTCATCACACCTGCCAATGTGGTGTTCCTTTACCTACTCTGCAGGGAAGTGGTCTCTGCCGAAGTGTCCAGCGAGAGAGAGTTACAGGCAGTTCTCCTCACTTGCCTCTACCTCTCCTACTCTTATATGGGTAATGAGATCTCATACCCGCTCAAGCCTTTCCTGGTGGAGATGGAGAAAGAGGCATTCTGGAACTGTTGCCTCAATATCATCGAGAGAATGAGTGGCAAGATGCTGCAACTGAACTCAGACCCACACTATTTTACCGAGGTGTTTGCAGACCTGAAGAATGAGAGTCAGAAAGAGCAGAGTCCACTGCTAATCGGACTGGACCGATGA